One part of the Pseudocalidococcus azoricus BACA0444 genome encodes these proteins:
- a CDS encoding metal-sensing transcriptional repressor: MTAPSHSHADLPAPEAADHVHSPESRKAILNRLARLEGHIRGIKNMVIEERPCPDVLIQIAAVRGALDRVARLILDEHLTQCVARAAEQGRIETEIAELKAALDRFLG; this comes from the coding sequence GTGACTGCCCCCTCCCATTCCCATGCTGATCTCCCTGCCCCTGAAGCTGCGGATCACGTTCATTCCCCAGAATCTCGCAAGGCGATTTTGAATCGGTTGGCGCGACTAGAGGGTCACATTCGCGGGATTAAGAATATGGTGATTGAGGAGCGACCCTGCCCCGATGTCCTGATTCAAATTGCTGCCGTTCGAGGGGCGTTAGACCGTGTAGCCCGGCTTATTTTGGATGAACATCTGACTCAATGTGTGGCACGGGCCGCAGAACAGGGACGGATTGAAACTGAGATTGCTGAACTCAAAGCGGCCTTGGATCGATTTCTGGGCTAA
- a CDS encoding tetratricopeptide repeat protein — MKPKASRPWWRGQRSPRKRHPSTDPSLMIEQGAIELSPATTKSQASSSTRWPFAPVFNSPWFWPFFISGATALGAAIWIFNLPPLPECRNVSLGTTDAEQLYCADMAARRGNINALMAALDLVSQWPQDHPLYTQALELSNQWSQATIVIARQQFAQGNIDYAKTIIQKVPKVSHYYPQAQSLLTYWTTDEGSSLAAQASSAINGADWAAALDIARRLSLLGSDHWSSVASDLIVRINREREAWGQLEQARGLAGWQTVNELVAAILMAKKINPETIAGQRVPQEIQPWVELVMDYAQEWQNAGNLEAAIDLVREIAPVLRATQGDPPLLQLGQAEAAAHQDTFWGYWEGIMRLEKLAGDSGLAAYVTRQQQAWERQAQNLGQLQLARSLAGLEQTWGYELAVLQAQSVHMGQPRRIEAQTLIAQWQRQIQASQAQPLLNAAQQLAQAEKYPAAQLIAQRISPTNPLYSTAQAEVKQWQATLQTKQDQPILAQAEALASHDKLKEAINRAAEIPAHSPLYQQAQARISDWYRERRRIEDAEAAARRPLWSAPSPEPAPETTEISPASSPEPAPETTPSLTPSPASDLPSSPPTPASPSPEAPLSPDPPPSPDPVDSAPVNTQPPAPDTPPSSPSPSNPVN, encoded by the coding sequence ATGAAACCCAAAGCATCCCGACCTTGGTGGCGAGGCCAACGGAGTCCGCGCAAACGGCATCCATCCACAGACCCATCCCTAATGATTGAACAGGGTGCAATTGAATTATCTCCAGCTACCACTAAATCGCAGGCTTCGTCCTCCACCCGTTGGCCCTTTGCACCCGTTTTCAACTCGCCTTGGTTTTGGCCATTTTTTATTTCTGGGGCCACTGCCTTGGGGGCCGCTATTTGGATCTTTAACCTCCCCCCCCTGCCGGAATGTCGGAATGTTTCTCTGGGTACAACCGATGCCGAGCAACTGTACTGTGCCGATATGGCGGCGCGCCGAGGCAACATTAACGCCCTGATGGCAGCCCTAGATTTAGTCAGCCAATGGCCGCAGGATCATCCCCTTTATACCCAGGCCTTGGAACTCAGCAATCAATGGTCTCAGGCGACAATTGTGATTGCCCGGCAGCAATTTGCCCAGGGGAATATTGATTATGCCAAGACGATTATCCAAAAAGTCCCCAAAGTTTCTCATTACTATCCCCAGGCCCAATCCCTACTCACCTATTGGACTACTGATGAAGGTTCTAGCCTCGCGGCCCAGGCCAGTAGTGCCATCAATGGAGCCGATTGGGCCGCGGCCTTAGATATTGCCAGGCGATTAAGTTTACTCGGGAGTGATCATTGGAGTTCCGTGGCCAGTGACTTGATTGTCCGTATTAATCGGGAGCGGGAGGCCTGGGGACAACTGGAACAAGCGCGGGGCCTGGCGGGGTGGCAAACGGTCAACGAATTGGTTGCAGCCATCTTAATGGCCAAGAAAATCAACCCCGAAACCATTGCCGGGCAGCGAGTGCCTCAAGAAATTCAGCCCTGGGTCGAGCTGGTCATGGACTATGCCCAAGAGTGGCAAAATGCGGGCAACCTTGAAGCCGCCATTGACTTGGTGCGGGAAATTGCCCCAGTGCTCCGAGCGACCCAAGGAGATCCGCCCCTCCTCCAATTGGGCCAGGCCGAGGCAGCCGCTCATCAAGATACCTTTTGGGGGTACTGGGAAGGGATCATGCGTCTTGAAAAACTGGCAGGGGATTCGGGTTTAGCCGCCTATGTCACCCGTCAACAACAGGCCTGGGAACGACAGGCTCAAAACTTGGGACAACTGCAACTCGCTCGCTCGCTGGCCGGCTTGGAGCAAACCTGGGGCTATGAATTGGCTGTGCTCCAGGCCCAGAGTGTTCACATGGGTCAACCCCGCCGGATTGAAGCCCAAACCCTAATTGCCCAATGGCAACGTCAAATCCAGGCCAGTCAAGCTCAACCCTTACTAAATGCGGCCCAGCAACTAGCCCAAGCCGAAAAGTATCCCGCTGCCCAGCTAATTGCCCAACGGATCTCACCCACAAATCCTCTCTACAGCACGGCCCAAGCTGAAGTGAAGCAATGGCAAGCCACCCTCCAAACTAAGCAGGATCAACCGATTCTTGCTCAGGCCGAGGCCCTAGCCAGCCACGATAAACTCAAAGAGGCCATTAATCGAGCCGCAGAAATTCCCGCCCATAGCCCCCTCTATCAACAAGCCCAAGCCCGGATTAGTGATTGGTATCGGGAAAGAAGACGTATTGAAGATGCTGAAGCCGCCGCCCGCCGTCCCCTCTGGTCTGCCCCTAGCCCTGAACCAGCCCCGGAGACAACTGAAATTAGCCCAGCCTCCAGCCCTGAACCAGCCCCGGAGACAACCCCATCGCTCACACCCTCCCCAGCCAGTGATTTGCCCAGTTCTCCCCCAACCCCCGCTAGTCCCAGCCCTGAAGCACCATTGTCCCCTGATCCCCCCCCCAGCCCAGATCCAGTGGATTCCGCCCCAGTCAACACCCAGCCCCCTGCTCCAGATACACCACCTTCCAGCCCTAGCCCCAGCAACCCTGTCAATTAA
- a CDS encoding pentapeptide repeat-containing protein — protein sequence MKAEELLQRYGAGERNFAGQRLRRVNLNHSCLDEINLSRADLTDAGLSGAKLQRADLRGAVLSAINLNHADLIGADLRGAMLMGADLRKVNLRKANLTGADLTRANLTGAILSEANLTAADMSQAILRGADLTLTDLTLAELEQVNLSQANLTNAYLRGADMADAILLEATLIQANLRGANLRNCNFQGANLQKTNLRGANLRQARLEGANLREATLTEANLRYACLDEAYLIGADLRGASLARAMLRGAQLNEAILTGANLMGANLSEAQLRGANLIEAILTGANLTGVDLTGVDLSETVMPDGALMDSTSEQGSTESPVGSTSFP from the coding sequence GTGAAGGCAGAGGAACTACTTCAACGCTATGGAGCCGGAGAGAGAAATTTTGCCGGGCAACGCCTTCGTCGCGTCAATCTCAATCACAGTTGTTTAGACGAGATTAACCTCAGTCGGGCTGACTTAACAGATGCCGGATTAAGTGGGGCTAAACTCCAGCGCGCCGATCTCCGGGGGGCCGTTCTCTCAGCCATTAATTTGAATCATGCCGACCTGATTGGGGCCGACCTGCGCGGGGCAATGCTCATGGGGGCAGATCTGCGGAAAGTGAACCTGCGGAAGGCCAATCTGACCGGAGCGGATTTAACCCGAGCAAACTTGACCGGCGCAATTTTATCGGAAGCGAACTTAACAGCCGCAGATATGAGCCAGGCCATCCTGCGGGGAGCAGACCTAACCCTAACCGATTTAACCCTAGCGGAACTAGAACAGGTGAACTTAAGCCAGGCCAACCTGACCAATGCTTATCTGCGGGGGGCGGATATGGCCGATGCAATTTTGCTCGAAGCAACCCTGATCCAGGCCAATTTACGGGGAGCCAACCTGCGAAATTGTAATTTTCAAGGAGCAAACTTACAAAAAACCAATCTTCGGGGGGCCAATTTACGCCAGGCCCGCCTAGAAGGGGCCAATTTACGAGAAGCGACCCTAACCGAAGCCAATCTCCGCTATGCCTGTTTAGACGAAGCTTACCTAATTGGCGCGGATTTACGGGGAGCCAGCTTAGCCCGGGCCATGTTAAGGGGGGCGCAACTCAACGAGGCAATCCTGACGGGGGCTAATTTGATGGGAGCCAATCTTTCTGAAGCCCAACTGCGGGGGGCCAATCTCATCGAAGCAATTCTGACCGGGGCCAACTTGACGGGAGTAGATTTAACCGGGGTGGATCTGAGTGAAACCGTGATGCCGGACGGAGCCCTGATGGATTCTACGAGCGAGCAAGGCTCTACAGAGTCCCCTGTGGGATCAACCTCCTTTCCCTAG
- the pheT gene encoding phenylalanine--tRNA ligase subunit beta, which produces MRISLKWLREFVPFTDSPTDLASRLTLAGFEVEDIEDRTTWAEGVVVGKILTCEPHPNADKLRVCQVDIGEDNPYTIVCGAPNAAAGMLAPVAPPGTYLPQIDLKIRPTKLRGVLSSGMICSLAELGLTKESAGIHSFEQGEHRIQVGQDVRPLLGLDDVILDVTSTANRADALSMIGIAREVAALTQLPMRLPDVGEIKIPQSSPKLAYPLKLTLDIPDAQACPAYVGTVIGGVKIGPSPAWFQERLVAAGMRPINNVVDITNYILLTWGQPLHAFDADRLQALAKTAPSPGRRAKTSQPAPISPDSPLADGPDLTIGVRLSQAGETITTLDGQERTLTPHNLVITAADVPVAVAGVMGGAETEVQAGTVNLVLEAALFSPVAIRKSARAQGLRTEASTRYERGVNPAELFQACDHALDLIQTLTGGQVQSQVIFDQRPPLTRTLELRLSRLQQVLGPVDAPEEDIEDLPAAVVESTLKSLGFGLEPLAASDDEDSSPAWKVTVPPYRFRDIEREIDLIEEVARLYGYDRFIDTLPSKSELGYLPLEQSLTRAIRSACRGAGLTELVHYSWIRPGSETTGKITVVNPLVAEFSALRTDIITNLLNALQFNLEQGNPPLNGFEIGRVFTQDEEGLWETDHLGGIISGDPLRGTWVRGAKVSQPLSWYEAKGILTSIFDRLGLGVEYQPDRRDDRLHPGRTASLWLQGERLGTFGQLHPQLRQERDFPAAVYVFELDMEVLLDHLMQHQARQLFRPYSTYPATDRDLALYAPIEVSVSELERIMVKAATFGKQETLLESVELFDQYVGEGVPSGQRSLAFRLIYRASDRTLTEADVTPIHQAIRDALQDKFAVTLRS; this is translated from the coding sequence ATGCGTATCTCATTAAAGTGGTTGCGAGAATTTGTCCCCTTTACCGATTCCCCCACGGATTTAGCCAGTCGTTTGACCCTGGCCGGATTTGAAGTCGAGGACATTGAAGATCGCACGACCTGGGCTGAGGGGGTAGTCGTGGGTAAAATTCTCACCTGCGAACCCCATCCCAACGCCGATAAACTCCGGGTCTGTCAGGTGGATATTGGCGAGGATAATCCCTATACCATTGTTTGTGGCGCGCCCAACGCGGCAGCGGGGATGTTAGCTCCAGTTGCGCCTCCAGGAACTTATTTACCGCAAATTGATCTGAAAATTCGCCCGACTAAACTGCGCGGGGTGCTGTCTTCGGGGATGATTTGCTCCTTGGCTGAACTGGGATTGACCAAAGAGTCGGCGGGCATCCACAGCTTTGAGCAGGGTGAACATAGGATTCAAGTTGGTCAGGATGTGCGGCCATTGCTGGGCCTGGATGATGTGATTTTAGATGTCACTTCCACCGCCAACCGCGCCGATGCCCTGAGCATGATTGGTATTGCCCGAGAAGTGGCTGCTTTAACCCAGTTACCGATGCGGTTGCCCGATGTGGGGGAAATTAAAATTCCCCAAAGCTCGCCCAAACTGGCCTATCCCCTTAAGCTCACTTTAGATATTCCAGATGCCCAGGCCTGTCCTGCCTATGTGGGTACTGTCATTGGGGGTGTGAAAATTGGCCCCTCCCCGGCCTGGTTTCAAGAGCGGTTAGTTGCGGCTGGGATGCGCCCGATCAATAACGTTGTGGATATTACCAACTACATCCTCCTGACTTGGGGCCAACCCCTCCATGCCTTTGATGCTGATCGCCTGCAAGCCCTAGCCAAGACCGCTCCATCCCCAGGCCGCCGCGCCAAAACATCGCAACCAGCCCCTATTTCCCCAGACTCACCCTTGGCGGATGGCCCTGACCTAACCATTGGTGTCCGACTCTCCCAGGCTGGAGAAACCATCACCACCCTAGATGGTCAAGAGCGGACTTTAACCCCTCACAACCTAGTCATTACAGCCGCAGATGTTCCCGTGGCCGTGGCGGGGGTGATGGGGGGGGCAGAAACGGAAGTCCAGGCTGGGACTGTCAACTTAGTCCTCGAGGCGGCATTGTTTAGTCCGGTAGCAATTCGCAAATCGGCCCGCGCTCAAGGCCTGCGCACCGAGGCTTCCACACGCTATGAACGGGGTGTTAATCCGGCCGAACTGTTCCAGGCCTGTGACCATGCATTGGACTTAATTCAAACCCTGACGGGGGGACAGGTTCAATCCCAAGTCATTTTTGATCAACGCCCCCCCCTGACTCGCACCCTGGAATTACGCCTCAGCCGCCTTCAACAAGTTTTAGGGCCGGTGGATGCGCCCGAGGAAGACATTGAAGATCTGCCTGCCGCAGTGGTTGAGAGCACCTTAAAATCCCTGGGGTTTGGCCTGGAGCCGCTTGCTGCCAGTGACGATGAAGACAGTAGCCCGGCCTGGAAGGTGACTGTGCCTCCCTACCGTTTCCGGGACATTGAACGGGAAATAGACCTAATTGAAGAAGTGGCCCGTCTCTATGGCTATGACCGCTTTATTGATACGCTGCCGAGCAAGTCGGAATTAGGCTACTTACCCCTAGAGCAATCCTTAACTCGGGCGATTCGGTCTGCCTGTCGGGGGGCAGGGTTAACGGAACTGGTGCATTATTCTTGGATTCGACCGGGTAGTGAGACCACAGGTAAAATCACAGTGGTTAATCCCCTCGTGGCAGAGTTTTCAGCCTTGCGCACTGACATTATTACTAATCTCCTCAATGCTTTACAGTTCAACTTGGAACAGGGCAATCCTCCCCTAAATGGCTTTGAAATTGGGCGGGTGTTTACCCAGGATGAGGAGGGCCTATGGGAAACTGATCATCTCGGCGGGATCATTAGCGGCGATCCACTCCGGGGGACATGGGTCAGGGGCGCGAAAGTGAGTCAACCCCTGTCTTGGTATGAAGCTAAAGGGATTTTAACCAGTATTTTTGATCGCCTTGGCCTGGGGGTGGAATATCAACCGGATCGCCGTGATGACCGTCTGCACCCTGGACGAACCGCCTCACTTTGGCTCCAAGGGGAACGCCTCGGTACCTTTGGGCAACTCCATCCCCAACTGCGGCAAGAGCGGGATTTCCCAGCAGCGGTCTATGTCTTTGAACTGGACATGGAAGTTTTATTGGATCACCTGATGCAACACCAGGCCCGGCAACTGTTTCGTCCCTACTCTACTTACCCCGCCACCGACCGGGATTTGGCCCTCTATGCCCCGATAGAAGTCTCTGTTTCGGAGTTGGAACGGATCATGGTTAAAGCGGCCACCTTTGGTAAACAAGAGACGCTCCTCGAATCCGTAGAACTGTTTGATCAATATGTCGGGGAAGGCGTCCCCTCAGGGCAGCGGAGTTTAGCCTTTCGCCTCATTTACCGAGCCAGTGACCGCACCTTAACGGAAGCAGATGTTACGCCAATCCACCAGGCCATTCGGGACGCGCTCCAAGATAAATTTGCGGTTACCCTGCGCAGTTAA
- a CDS encoding amino acid ABC transporter ATP-binding protein gives MVASPTSTNGQSPKPDAEVIIQASKINKYYGERHVLKDVDLQVRKGEVVALIGPSGSGKSTLIRCLNGLEKHSSGEIYVLGRVMHPNTSHKELSLIRRDLGMVFQSFNLFPHMTVLQNVIEAPMLVRKMPKKNAIEMAEVLLAKVGLAEKKEAYPGQLSGGQKQRVAIARALAMQPQALLFDEPTSALDPELVGEVLKVMKDLADESMTMVVVTHEMQFARDVSCRVAFLADGHIVEEGEPHQLFSNPQQPRTKMFLERVLGKS, from the coding sequence ATGGTTGCTTCCCCCACCTCTACCAATGGTCAATCCCCCAAACCTGATGCTGAAGTCATTATCCAGGCCAGCAAAATTAACAAATACTACGGAGAGCGGCACGTCCTCAAGGATGTAGATTTACAGGTTCGCAAAGGGGAAGTAGTGGCTTTAATTGGCCCGAGTGGTTCTGGGAAAAGTACCTTGATTCGCTGTCTCAATGGCCTGGAGAAACATAGCAGCGGTGAAATTTATGTCCTCGGCCGGGTGATGCACCCCAACACCAGCCATAAGGAACTCAGTCTGATTCGCCGGGATTTGGGGATGGTATTTCAGAGCTTTAACCTGTTTCCCCACATGACTGTCTTGCAGAACGTGATTGAAGCCCCAATGCTGGTTCGCAAGATGCCGAAGAAAAACGCGATTGAAATGGCTGAGGTTTTACTCGCCAAGGTGGGCCTGGCAGAGAAAAAAGAAGCCTATCCTGGCCAACTTTCGGGAGGCCAAAAACAACGAGTCGCCATTGCCCGCGCCTTGGCCATGCAACCCCAGGCCCTGTTGTTTGATGAACCCACCTCTGCTTTAGATCCGGAACTGGTAGGGGAAGTTCTCAAGGTGATGAAGGACTTAGCCGATGAAAGCATGACGATGGTGGTTGTAACCCACGAAATGCAGTTTGCGCGGGATGTGTCGTGCCGAGTGGCCTTTTTAGCTGATGGGCATATTGTTGAAGAAGGGGAACCCCACCAACTGTTTAGCAATCCCCAACAACCCCGCACCAAAATGTTCCTAGAGCGAGTTTTGGGAAAGTCTTAA
- a CDS encoding DUF2887 domain-containing protein, which translates to MRCDSIFYQLFQQFPSLLFQLIETPPPNAAAYRFKSVALTFSPPCSLRVKQDGACIPFLWSRGVCSQRLHL; encoded by the coding sequence GTGCGGTGTGACTCGATTTTTTATCAACTGTTTCAGCAATTTCCATCTCTATTATTTCAACTGATAGAGACACCTCCCCCTAATGCGGCGGCCTATCGGTTTAAGTCTGTTGCGTTGACATTCTCCCCGCCCTGTAGCTTGCGTGTAAAGCAGGACGGGGCTTGTATCCCATTTCTTTGGTCAAGAGGTGTATGCTCCCAAAGACTACATCTATAG